In one window of Camelina sativa cultivar DH55 chromosome 15, Cs, whole genome shotgun sequence DNA:
- the LOC104745190 gene encoding heme-binding-like protein At3g10130, chloroplastic isoform X1, with translation MMIITSSIASSFLSSSHKKFSIDLNSYRNHNQRCSIVCSSGVRTARVMAMNRATTRQRQSQEAVSATESRVSLVFALASQASSVSQRRKLLADLVVETAKYVFPKSFNSSNLEEALMSVPDLETMDFKVLSKTDKYEIREVEPYFVAETTMPGENGFDFYGPSKSFNVLAEYLFGKNTIKEKMDMTTPVVTRKVQSVGEKMDMTTPVITSKAKDQNQWRMSFVMPSKYGSNLPLPKDPSVKILEVPRKIVAVVAFSGYVTDEEIERREQELRRALQNDKKFRVKDGVSVEVAQYNPPFTLPFMRRNEVSLEVETKED, from the exons atgatgatcatcacCTCCTCCATTGCATCATCATTCCTCTCTTCGTCTCACAAGAAATTCTCAATCGATCTCAATTCGTATCGGAACCATAACCAGAGATGCTCAATTGTTTGCTCCTCCGGCGTCAGAACGGCGAGAGTGATGGCTATGAACAGAGCTACTACGAGGCAACGGCAGAGTCAAGAAGCCGTGTCCGCCACTGAATCTAGGGTTTCTCTTGTCTTTGCTCTCGCTTCTCAGGCGTCCTCTGTGTCCCAACGCCGTAAAT TGTTGGCTGATTTGGTGGTGGAGACTGCGAAATACGTGTTTCCCAAGAGTTTCAATAGCTCTAATCTTGAAGAAGCTTTGATGTCTG tTCCTGATCTCGAGACAATGGACTTCAAAGTTCTAAGTAAAACAGACAAGTACGAGATTAGAGAAGTCGAG CCTTATTTTGTGGCTGAGACTACTATGCCAGGGGAAAATGGATTTGACTTCTATGGTCCTTCTAAGTCTTTCAATGTGTTAGCTGAGTACCTCTTTGGTAAG aacacaataaaagagaaaatggaCATGACGACTCCTGTCGTTACTCGTAAAGTCCAATCTGTTGGAGAGAAGATGGATATGACAACTCCGGTGATAACTAGCAAG GCAAAAGATCAAAACCAGTGGCGGATGTCTTTTGTCATGCCCTCAAAGTATGGTTCGAATTTGCCATTGCCAAAAGATCCTTCAGTCAAAATTCTGGAGGTGCCACGAAAGATTGTTGCTGTTGTCGCCTTCTCAG GCTATGTTACCgatgaagagattgagagaCGGGAGCAAGAACTAAGGAGAGCTCTTCAAAATGACAAGAAGTTTCGAGTGAAAGATGGAGTTTCAGTTGAAGTTGCACAG TATAATCCACCATTCACTCTCCCGTTTATGCGCCGCAACGAGGTCTCTCTCGAAGTTGAAACCAAAGAAGATTAG
- the LOC104745190 gene encoding heme-binding-like protein At3g10130, chloroplastic isoform X2, producing the protein MMIITSSIASSFLSSSHKKFSIDLNSYRNHNQRCSIVCSSGVRTARVMAMNRATTRQRQSQEAVSATESRVSLVFALASQASSVSQRLLADLVVETAKYVFPKSFNSSNLEEALMSVPDLETMDFKVLSKTDKYEIREVEPYFVAETTMPGENGFDFYGPSKSFNVLAEYLFGKNTIKEKMDMTTPVVTRKVQSVGEKMDMTTPVITSKAKDQNQWRMSFVMPSKYGSNLPLPKDPSVKILEVPRKIVAVVAFSGYVTDEEIERREQELRRALQNDKKFRVKDGVSVEVAQYNPPFTLPFMRRNEVSLEVETKED; encoded by the exons atgatgatcatcacCTCCTCCATTGCATCATCATTCCTCTCTTCGTCTCACAAGAAATTCTCAATCGATCTCAATTCGTATCGGAACCATAACCAGAGATGCTCAATTGTTTGCTCCTCCGGCGTCAGAACGGCGAGAGTGATGGCTATGAACAGAGCTACTACGAGGCAACGGCAGAGTCAAGAAGCCGTGTCCGCCACTGAATCTAGGGTTTCTCTTGTCTTTGCTCTCGCTTCTCAGGCGTCCTCTGTGTCCCAACGCC TGTTGGCTGATTTGGTGGTGGAGACTGCGAAATACGTGTTTCCCAAGAGTTTCAATAGCTCTAATCTTGAAGAAGCTTTGATGTCTG tTCCTGATCTCGAGACAATGGACTTCAAAGTTCTAAGTAAAACAGACAAGTACGAGATTAGAGAAGTCGAG CCTTATTTTGTGGCTGAGACTACTATGCCAGGGGAAAATGGATTTGACTTCTATGGTCCTTCTAAGTCTTTCAATGTGTTAGCTGAGTACCTCTTTGGTAAG aacacaataaaagagaaaatggaCATGACGACTCCTGTCGTTACTCGTAAAGTCCAATCTGTTGGAGAGAAGATGGATATGACAACTCCGGTGATAACTAGCAAG GCAAAAGATCAAAACCAGTGGCGGATGTCTTTTGTCATGCCCTCAAAGTATGGTTCGAATTTGCCATTGCCAAAAGATCCTTCAGTCAAAATTCTGGAGGTGCCACGAAAGATTGTTGCTGTTGTCGCCTTCTCAG GCTATGTTACCgatgaagagattgagagaCGGGAGCAAGAACTAAGGAGAGCTCTTCAAAATGACAAGAAGTTTCGAGTGAAAGATGGAGTTTCAGTTGAAGTTGCACAG TATAATCCACCATTCACTCTCCCGTTTATGCGCCGCAACGAGGTCTCTCTCGAAGTTGAAACCAAAGAAGATTAG
- the LOC104745189 gene encoding uncharacterized protein LOC104745189, which yields MGNCLVMENKVIKIMRNDGKVVEYRGPMKVHHILTQFSPHYSLFDSLSNSCHLHPQAKLLCGRLYYLLPKETTTTKKNMKTMKKVRFAIPEVDKEEEEDDRSLTNCVDNTKEKTNGVVRVKMVVSKQELEKLLQGGSVHDMVYRTLAKQHLCDDDGDDDECHKGWRPLLDSIPETN from the coding sequence ATGGGGAACTGTTTAGTAATGGAGAACAAAGTGATAAAGATAATGAGAAACGATGGGAAAGTAGTTGAATACAGAGGACCCATGAAGGTTCATCACATCCTCACCCAATTCTCTCCTCACTACTCCCTCTTTGACTCTCTCTCCAACAGTTGTCATCTTCATCCACAAGCCAAGCTTCTCTGTGGTCGTCTCTACTATCTCTTGCCCAAGGAGACGACCACAACCAAGAAGAAcatgaagacgatgaagaaagtCAGATTTGCAATTCCAGAGGTggataaggaagaagaagaagatgatagatCATTAACAAATTGTGTTGACAACACCAAGGAGAAGACTAATGGAGTTGTGAGAGTGAAGATGGTTGTAAGTAAGCAAGAGCTTGAGAAGCTGCTTCAAGGAGGCTCAGTTCATGATATGGTTTATAGGACTCTTGCTAAGCAACATctatgtgatgatgatggtgacgATGATGAGTGTCATAAAGGATGGAGACCTTTGTTAGATAGCATTCCTGAAACTAATTAG